In Streptomyces nodosus, one DNA window encodes the following:
- a CDS encoding sensor histidine kinase, translating into MMNARQLPELWRRLDVTLRDLPLGLLLFAASLLPASHSHGTQLGGLPDRAFDAVAVVAVALQCLPLTVRRRWPVLCLALVSLGFALDQLRGYHSPAGTALPVALLSVGSHLERHRRTTAVVFSAAYVLLALAMFRVGPGEPPDEFVTFYLAVALAWGIGAWLRFTRIAEAERRRRVAEDTRAAERTRIARELHDVVTHHVTAMVVQAEAARYLTAAPDRLDQALNAVTDTGRQAIGDLRHLLDLLNPDHGGETRTPPVGKLLMLVEQTRRAGQPVEFTEEGTPAESTGSADLVAYRVVQEALTNALKYAHGSRTSVRVRHGEREITVEVGTEGSGSAAGSPGGSGRGLAGLRERVDVLGGDFSTGRRSGGGFVVRARIPTGSSA; encoded by the coding sequence ATGATGAATGCTCGGCAGCTCCCGGAGTTGTGGCGCCGGTTGGACGTCACGCTCCGGGATCTCCCGTTGGGGCTGCTGCTGTTCGCCGCCTCGCTGCTGCCGGCGTCACACAGCCATGGGACGCAGCTCGGGGGCCTGCCGGACCGTGCCTTCGACGCGGTGGCCGTGGTGGCGGTCGCCCTGCAGTGCCTGCCGCTCACCGTACGCCGGCGATGGCCGGTCCTCTGCCTCGCCCTGGTCTCGCTCGGCTTCGCCCTCGACCAGCTCCGCGGCTACCACTCGCCCGCCGGCACCGCACTGCCCGTCGCGCTGCTGAGCGTGGGATCCCATCTGGAACGGCACCGGCGCACCACCGCGGTCGTCTTCTCCGCGGCGTATGTGCTGCTGGCCCTCGCGATGTTCCGGGTCGGCCCGGGCGAACCGCCGGACGAGTTCGTCACGTTCTACCTGGCGGTGGCCCTCGCCTGGGGCATCGGGGCGTGGCTGCGCTTCACCCGGATCGCGGAGGCCGAACGCCGCCGCCGGGTCGCCGAGGACACCCGCGCCGCCGAACGCACCCGCATCGCCCGTGAGCTCCACGACGTGGTGACCCATCATGTGACGGCGATGGTGGTGCAGGCCGAGGCGGCCCGCTATCTGACCGCGGCGCCCGATCGCCTCGACCAGGCCCTGAATGCGGTCACCGACACCGGCCGGCAGGCCATCGGCGATCTGCGGCACCTGCTCGATCTGCTCAACCCCGACCACGGCGGCGAGACCAGGACACCGCCGGTCGGGAAACTGCTCATGCTCGTGGAGCAGACGCGCCGGGCCGGGCAGCCGGTGGAGTTCACCGAGGAGGGCACACCGGCGGAGTCGACCGGCAGCGCGGACCTCGTGGCCTACCGGGTGGTGCAGGAGGCCCTGACGAACGCCCTCAAGTACGCCCATGGCAGCCGCACCTCGGTCAGGGTGCGCCACGGAGAAAGAGAGATCACGGTGGAAGTCGGCACGGAGGGTTCCGGCTCGGCGGCCGGGTCCCCCGGTGGGAGCGGGCGGGGCCTCGCCGGGCTCCGCGAACGGGTCGATGTCCTCGGCGGCGACTTCAGCACGGGCCGGCGATCAGGCGGTGGCTTTGTCGTACGGGCGCGGATACCCACGGGGAGCTCGGCGTGA
- a CDS encoding CPBP family intramembrane glutamic endopeptidase — protein MRLVWQLLAVSAVALIGGRSAMAVQDNPWLTLGVGLLTAVLALPVYGWVVRRTEHRPSTEVAREGAAAAIGRGVLIGVALFGAVIANIAFLGYYTVDGLGSPSGAVGLFGFMAAAAVTEELLFRGVLFRIIEERTGTWIALTLTGVLFGLAHLLNPHASVWGAIAIAVEAGGMLAAAYAATRNLWVPIGLHFGWNFAASAIFSTEVSGNDTAQGLLNATTSGPVPITGGDFGPEGSLYSVLFGVLVMIVFLWLAHRRGHLVPLRRHAARAAATATLPR, from the coding sequence ATGAGACTGGTGTGGCAGCTTCTGGCGGTCTCGGCGGTCGCCCTCATCGGCGGCCGCAGTGCCATGGCGGTCCAGGACAACCCGTGGCTCACGCTGGGCGTCGGGCTGCTGACAGCCGTGCTCGCGCTGCCCGTCTACGGGTGGGTGGTACGGCGGACCGAGCACCGCCCGTCCACGGAGGTGGCCCGGGAAGGCGCCGCGGCTGCGATCGGCAGGGGGGTGCTGATCGGGGTCGCCCTGTTCGGGGCCGTCATCGCCAACATCGCCTTCCTCGGGTACTACACGGTGGACGGACTGGGTTCGCCCTCGGGCGCGGTGGGGCTGTTCGGTTTCATGGCCGCCGCCGCCGTGACGGAGGAACTGCTGTTCCGCGGCGTACTGTTCAGGATCATCGAGGAACGCACCGGCACCTGGATCGCGCTGACGCTGACCGGTGTGCTCTTCGGCCTGGCGCACCTGCTCAATCCGCATGCCAGTGTGTGGGGCGCCATCGCCATCGCCGTTGAGGCCGGTGGCATGCTCGCCGCGGCGTACGCCGCCACCCGCAATCTATGGGTGCCGATCGGCCTGCACTTCGGCTGGAACTTCGCCGCGTCCGCCATCTTCAGCACCGAGGTCTCGGGCAACGACACCGCACAGGGGCTGCTGAACGCCACGACCTCGGGCCCGGTGCCGATCACCGGCGGCGACTTCGGCCCGGAGGGAAGCCTGTACTCGGTGTTGTTCGGCGTGCTGGTGATGATCGTGTTCCTGTGGCTGGCCCACCGGCGCGGTCATCTGGTGCCCCTCCGCCGGCACGCCGCCCGGGCCGCCGCCACCGCTACACTCCCCCGATGA
- a CDS encoding YunG family protein produces the protein MTSWNLLDIDKALRASWSADTCSPDDLDRAPWQPDNPSWGHCDITALIVNDLFGGDLLVGEVHCDGEQHGFHWWNRLPSGVELDLTYEQFTWGQTVSAVRVVERPPGPLPRRWEEYLLLRERVTKHLGRLPEPAA, from the coding sequence ATGACTTCTTGGAATCTGCTGGACATCGACAAGGCTCTGCGGGCCAGTTGGTCCGCCGACACCTGCTCCCCGGACGACCTCGACCGCGCCCCGTGGCAGCCCGACAACCCGTCGTGGGGCCACTGCGACATCACGGCCCTGATCGTGAACGACCTCTTCGGCGGCGACCTCCTGGTCGGGGAGGTCCACTGCGACGGGGAACAGCACGGGTTCCACTGGTGGAACCGGCTGCCCAGCGGTGTGGAACTGGACCTGACCTACGAGCAGTTCACCTGGGGCCAGACCGTCAGCGCGGTCCGCGTCGTCGAGCGTCCGCCGGGGCCGCTGCCTCGGCGCTGGGAGGAGTATCTCCTTCTGCGTGAGCGGGTCACCAAGCACCTCGGCCGGCTCCCCGAGCCCGCTGCCTGA
- a CDS encoding GH92 family glycosyl hydrolase, protein MQHRSRHRGAPTAVVATTALALLMATQGVAVALPGRPTTDREFTSSFETDDPAPTWLNTVDTARNGEKRASGVDGGYTTGIPGNVTDEVTDVRASAENTDGGEVKENLIDGEPGTKWLTFASTGWVEFDLDKPVKVVTYALTSANDHDERDPADWTLQGSTDGKDWKTLDKRTGESFAERFQTKSYDLAEPAEYAHFRIDFTRNHSGDILQLADVQFSTGKSDEPAPKDMRTLVDRGPTGSPTAKAGAGFTGKRALRYAGTHTAKGRAYSYNKVFDVNVGVQRDTELSYRVFPSMADGDLDYDATNVSVDLAFTDGTYLSGLGALDQHGFALTPSGQGASKVLYVNQWNNVVSRIGSVAAGKTVDRILVAYDSPKGPAKFRGWLDDITLKVAQPEKPKAHLSDYALTTRGTNSSGSFSRGNNFPATAVPHGFNFWTPVTNAGSLSWLYDYARANNSDNLPTIQAFSASHEPSPWMGDRQTFQVMPSAASGTPDTGRAARELAFRHENEIARPYYYGVTFENGLKAEMAPTDHAAALRFTYPGDDASVIFDNVTEQAGLTLDKDNGIVTGYSDVKSGLSTGATRLFVYGVFDAPVTDGAASGVKGYLRFKPRAGHAVTLRLATSLISVDQAKDNLRQEIPDGTSFDQVKAGAQRTWDKLLGTVEVEGATPDQLTTLYSSLYRLYLYPNSGFEKVGSSYKYASPFSSMTGPDTPTHTGAKIVDGKVYVNNGFWDTYRTTWPAYSFFTPKEAGELVDGFVQQYKDGGWTSRWSSPGYADLMTGTSSDVAFADAYVKGVKFDAEAAYEAAVKNATAVPPSSGVGRKGMTTSPFLGYTSTATGEGLSWAMEGYVNDYGIARMGQALFEKTGKKRYQEESEYFLNRARDYVNLFDSKAGFFQGRNAQGNWRLDSSKYDPRVWGYDYTETNGWGYAFTAPQDSRGLANLYGGRAKLGDKLDEYFSTPETAGPEFVGSYGGVIHEMTEARDVRMGNYGHSNQVAHHVIYMYDAAGQPWKAQQNVREVLSRLYTGSEIGQGYHGDEDNGEQSAWYVFSALGFYPLVMGGGEYAVGSPLFTKATVHLENGKDLVIKAPRNSTRNIYVQGLKVNGKAWTSTSLPHTLLAKGGVLEFDMGPRPSSWGTGKNAAPVSITQDDKVPSPRTDVLKGDGPLFDNTSATEATVTTVDLPVGDRSKAVQYTLTSPADPAKAPAGWTLQASQDGTRWTTLDKRSGESFAWARQTRAFSIPQAGAYTHYRLVLNGESTLAEVELLA, encoded by the coding sequence ATGCAGCACAGATCTCGCCATAGAGGGGCTCCTACGGCGGTCGTGGCGACGACCGCCCTGGCCTTGCTCATGGCCACCCAGGGCGTGGCGGTGGCACTGCCCGGCCGGCCGACGACGGACCGGGAGTTCACCTCGTCGTTCGAAACCGACGATCCGGCGCCGACATGGCTCAACACCGTGGACACCGCGAGGAACGGTGAAAAGCGGGCGTCCGGCGTGGACGGAGGGTATACGACCGGAATTCCGGGCAATGTGACCGATGAGGTCACCGATGTCCGGGCCAGCGCCGAGAACACCGACGGCGGTGAGGTCAAGGAGAACCTCATCGACGGCGAGCCGGGCACCAAATGGCTGACGTTCGCGTCGACCGGCTGGGTCGAATTCGACCTCGACAAGCCCGTCAAGGTGGTCACCTACGCACTGACCTCGGCCAATGACCACGATGAGCGGGACCCGGCGGACTGGACCCTTCAGGGCTCCACGGACGGCAAGGACTGGAAGACCCTCGACAAACGCACCGGTGAATCGTTCGCCGAGCGCTTCCAGACCAAGTCCTACGATCTCGCGGAGCCCGCCGAGTACGCGCACTTCCGCATCGACTTCACCCGCAATCACAGCGGGGACATCCTTCAGCTGGCCGATGTGCAGTTCTCCACGGGCAAGAGCGACGAGCCCGCCCCCAAGGACATGCGCACCCTGGTGGACCGCGGCCCCACCGGCTCCCCCACCGCCAAGGCGGGCGCGGGCTTCACGGGCAAGCGGGCACTGCGGTACGCGGGCACGCACACGGCCAAGGGCCGGGCCTACTCGTACAACAAGGTCTTCGACGTGAATGTGGGCGTCCAGCGGGACACCGAGCTGTCGTACCGGGTCTTCCCGTCGATGGCGGACGGTGACCTGGACTACGACGCCACCAATGTCTCCGTCGACCTGGCCTTCACCGACGGCACCTATCTGAGCGGCCTCGGGGCCCTCGACCAGCACGGCTTCGCGCTCACCCCGAGCGGCCAGGGCGCGTCCAAGGTCCTCTACGTCAACCAGTGGAACAACGTGGTCTCGCGGATCGGGTCGGTCGCGGCCGGCAAGACCGTGGACCGGATCCTGGTCGCCTATGACTCCCCCAAGGGTCCGGCGAAGTTCCGCGGCTGGCTGGACGACATCACCCTGAAGGTCGCGCAGCCGGAGAAGCCCAAGGCGCATCTGTCGGACTATGCGCTGACCACCCGGGGCACCAACTCCAGCGGCTCCTTCTCCCGTGGCAACAACTTCCCGGCGACGGCCGTCCCGCACGGCTTCAACTTCTGGACGCCGGTGACCAACGCGGGCTCGCTGAGCTGGCTGTACGACTACGCCCGGGCCAACAACTCGGACAACCTGCCCACGATCCAGGCGTTCAGCGCCAGCCATGAGCCGAGCCCGTGGATGGGCGACCGGCAGACCTTCCAGGTGATGCCGTCGGCGGCCTCCGGCACCCCGGACACGGGCCGCGCCGCACGGGAACTGGCGTTCCGGCACGAGAACGAGATCGCGCGCCCCTACTACTACGGGGTGACCTTCGAGAACGGTCTCAAGGCGGAGATGGCGCCCACGGACCACGCGGCGGCGCTGCGGTTCACCTACCCCGGTGACGACGCGAGCGTGATCTTCGACAATGTGACCGAACAGGCCGGGCTGACCCTCGACAAGGACAACGGGATCGTCACCGGCTACTCCGATGTGAAGTCCGGACTGTCCACGGGTGCCACCCGCCTGTTCGTGTACGGCGTCTTCGACGCTCCGGTGACGGACGGCGCGGCCTCCGGGGTCAAGGGCTATCTGCGCTTCAAGCCGCGCGCCGGCCACGCGGTGACCCTGCGCCTGGCGACCTCGCTGATCAGCGTCGACCAGGCGAAGGACAATCTGCGCCAGGAGATCCCCGACGGGACCTCCTTCGACCAGGTGAAGGCGGGCGCCCAGCGCACCTGGGACAAGCTGCTCGGCACGGTCGAGGTCGAGGGCGCCACCCCCGACCAGCTGACCACGCTGTACTCCTCGCTCTACCGGCTGTATCTGTACCCCAACTCCGGCTTCGAGAAGGTGGGATCGTCCTACAAGTACGCCTCCCCGTTCTCCTCGATGACGGGCCCCGACACCCCGACCCACACCGGGGCGAAGATCGTCGACGGCAAGGTGTACGTCAACAACGGCTTCTGGGACACCTATCGCACGACCTGGCCGGCGTACTCCTTCTTCACCCCGAAGGAGGCCGGTGAGCTGGTCGACGGTTTCGTCCAGCAGTACAAGGACGGCGGCTGGACCTCCCGGTGGTCCTCGCCCGGCTATGCGGACCTGATGACGGGCACCTCCTCGGACGTGGCGTTCGCGGACGCCTATGTCAAGGGCGTGAAGTTCGACGCGGAGGCGGCCTATGAGGCGGCGGTGAAGAACGCGACCGCGGTGCCGCCGTCGTCCGGGGTCGGCCGCAAGGGCATGACGACCTCGCCCTTCCTCGGCTACACCAGCACCGCCACCGGCGAGGGCCTGTCGTGGGCGATGGAGGGCTATGTCAACGACTACGGCATCGCCCGGATGGGCCAGGCGCTGTTCGAGAAGACGGGCAAGAAGCGCTACCAGGAGGAGTCGGAGTACTTCCTCAACCGTGCCCGTGACTACGTCAACCTCTTCGACTCCAAGGCCGGCTTCTTCCAGGGCCGCAACGCGCAGGGGAACTGGCGGCTGGACTCCTCGAAGTACGACCCGCGGGTGTGGGGTTACGACTACACGGAGACCAACGGCTGGGGCTATGCCTTCACCGCCCCGCAGGACAGCCGGGGCCTGGCGAACCTGTACGGGGGCCGCGCCAAGCTGGGCGACAAGCTGGACGAGTACTTCTCGACACCGGAGACGGCCGGGCCGGAGTTCGTGGGCTCCTACGGCGGTGTCATCCATGAGATGACGGAGGCACGCGATGTCCGGATGGGCAACTACGGCCACTCCAACCAGGTCGCGCACCATGTGATCTACATGTACGACGCGGCCGGACAGCCGTGGAAGGCGCAGCAGAACGTCCGCGAGGTCCTCTCCCGGCTCTACACCGGCAGCGAGATCGGCCAGGGCTACCACGGCGACGAGGACAACGGCGAGCAGTCGGCCTGGTACGTGTTCTCGGCGCTGGGCTTCTACCCGCTGGTGATGGGCGGCGGGGAGTACGCCGTCGGATCGCCGCTGTTCACCAAGGCCACGGTGCACCTGGAGAACGGCAAGGACCTGGTGATCAAGGCCCCGCGGAACAGCACCCGGAACATCTACGTCCAGGGTCTGAAGGTGAACGGCAAGGCGTGGACCTCGACGTCCCTGCCGCACACGCTGCTGGCCAAGGGCGGAGTGCTGGAGTTCGACATGGGTCCGCGGCCCTCGTCCTGGGGCACGGGCAAGAACGCGGCGCCGGTGTCGATCACCCAGGACGACAAGGTGCCCTCGCCGCGCACCGATGTACTCAAGGGTGACGGTCCGCTCTTCGACAACACCTCGGCCACGGAGGCGACCGTGACGACCGTGGACCTCCCGGTCGGTGACCGCAGCAAGGCGGTGCAGTACACCCTGACGTCCCCGGCCGACCCGGCCAAGGCACCCGCCGGCTGGACCCTCCAGGCCTCCCAGGACGGCACCCGGTGGACGACGCTCGACAAGCGCTCGGGTGAATCCTTCGCCTGGGCCCGGCAGACGCGGGCGTTCTCGATCCCCCAGGCCGGCGCGTACACGCACTACCGCCTGGTCCTGAACGGGGAGTCGACCCTGGCGGAGGTGGAGCTGCTGGCCTGA
- the ngcE gene encoding N-acetylglucosamine/diacetylchitobiose ABC transporter substrate-binding protein, translated as MGSTSGGKTPAGVGRRDLIKRSAALGLISVPTMGFLSACASSGGGGEEKAKAGKKTAKNPLGVNDTAQMEFVLFDGGFGKEYAQDAVKIYEKAFPGAKVKFSATQKIQSTLQPRFNQGTPPDLIDNSGAEQMDMGVLVGKNQLADLTPLLDAPSYDDPNKKVRDTLRPGIVEMGQFDGDPVWIMYYAYTVYGVWYSRKALGSLDEQYPETWDEMLKVCAKAKKKGIAGWTYAGKYPYYIPFSLYPMIGKVGGREVLDAIDNLEPNAWKNPAVKACFEAYFELYRKGYVLQGTPGLDHIQSQTAWAKGKALFIPNGSWVENESANVIPADFDLAVNAPSGLDGSDKMPFGTIWASGGEPFVVPAKARNAAGGMEQLRIMLSEASSKNFTDKVKSLTALNGGTTGLSLTPGLESGVAALEKAGSNVLNPRLQDWYVQLQKEKIGVSGLGEMMAGRLTPAEAIKKIQGFADEAAKDTSIKHYKHQ; from the coding sequence ATGGGATCCACCTCCGGCGGGAAGACCCCCGCAGGCGTCGGCCGTCGCGATCTGATCAAGCGGTCCGCCGCGCTCGGTCTGATCTCCGTTCCCACGATGGGCTTTCTGTCCGCGTGTGCCAGCAGTGGGGGCGGCGGCGAGGAGAAGGCCAAAGCGGGCAAGAAGACCGCGAAGAACCCGCTCGGTGTCAATGACACCGCGCAGATGGAATTCGTATTGTTCGACGGCGGCTTCGGCAAGGAGTACGCCCAGGACGCGGTCAAGATCTATGAGAAGGCCTTTCCCGGGGCGAAGGTCAAGTTCTCGGCCACCCAGAAGATCCAGTCCACCCTGCAGCCCCGCTTCAACCAGGGCACGCCGCCGGACCTGATCGACAACTCCGGCGCCGAGCAGATGGACATGGGCGTCCTCGTCGGCAAGAACCAGCTCGCCGACCTCACCCCGCTCCTCGACGCCCCCTCCTACGACGACCCGAACAAGAAGGTCCGCGACACGCTGCGCCCGGGCATCGTGGAGATGGGCCAGTTCGACGGCGACCCCGTCTGGATCATGTACTACGCCTACACCGTCTACGGCGTCTGGTACTCGCGGAAGGCCCTGGGGTCGCTCGACGAGCAGTACCCGGAGACCTGGGACGAGATGCTCAAGGTCTGCGCGAAGGCCAAGAAGAAGGGCATCGCCGGCTGGACCTACGCCGGCAAGTACCCGTACTACATCCCCTTCTCCCTCTACCCGATGATCGGCAAGGTCGGCGGCCGCGAGGTCCTCGACGCCATCGACAACCTGGAGCCGAACGCCTGGAAGAACCCGGCCGTCAAGGCCTGCTTCGAGGCGTACTTCGAGCTGTACCGGAAGGGCTACGTCCTCCAGGGCACGCCCGGCCTGGACCACATCCAGTCGCAGACCGCCTGGGCCAAGGGCAAGGCACTGTTCATCCCGAACGGCTCCTGGGTGGAGAACGAGTCCGCGAACGTCATCCCCGCCGATTTCGATCTCGCCGTCAACGCCCCCTCCGGGCTGGACGGCTCCGACAAGATGCCCTTCGGCACCATCTGGGCATCCGGCGGTGAGCCCTTCGTCGTCCCGGCCAAGGCGAGGAACGCCGCGGGCGGCATGGAACAGCTGCGCATCATGCTCAGCGAGGCGTCCTCGAAGAACTTCACCGACAAGGTCAAGTCGCTGACGGCGCTCAACGGCGGGACCACCGGCCTCAGCCTCACCCCGGGCCTCGAGTCCGGTGTGGCGGCGCTGGAGAAGGCCGGCAGCAATGTCCTGAACCCGCGCCTGCAGGACTGGTACGTGCAGCTCCAGAAGGAGAAGATCGGTGTCTCCGGTCTCGGCGAGATGATGGCCGGCCGGCTCACTCCGGCCGAGGCCATCAAGAAGATCCAGGGATTCGCCGACGAGGCCGCCAAGGACACGTCGATCAAGCACTACAAGCACCAGTGA
- a CDS encoding carbohydrate ABC transporter permease, producing the protein MQHGKYRFIVGFLAAPLGLYAIFVVWPFIQSIYYSFTDWTGLSPDFQMVGFDNYTRMFHDDIFWKSLWHSLLFALLLPLVTISLALFFSFMINVGGRRRRGGPAISGVRGSSFYKIVYFFPQVLSIAIVALLFAFAYNPDSGAINSLLRGIGLDGVQPLWLGDPNLALWCVMAVLVWSTVGFFVVLFSAGMASIPADLYEAALLDGAGRAKTFFRITLPLLWDTVQSGWVYMGILALGAESFAVVQIMTTGPGGPDYSTTVMVLYVYQKAFRDGQAAYATTIGVALLIVTLLFAAVVMRLGRRERLEF; encoded by the coding sequence ATGCAGCACGGCAAGTACCGGTTCATCGTGGGGTTCCTGGCGGCCCCCCTCGGGCTGTACGCGATCTTCGTCGTGTGGCCCTTCATCCAGTCCATCTACTACTCGTTCACGGACTGGACCGGTCTGAGCCCCGATTTCCAGATGGTGGGCTTCGACAACTACACCAGGATGTTCCACGACGACATCTTCTGGAAGTCGCTCTGGCACAGCCTCCTGTTCGCGCTGCTGCTGCCCCTGGTGACCATCAGCCTGGCGCTGTTCTTCTCCTTCATGATCAATGTGGGCGGGCGGCGGCGCAGGGGCGGGCCGGCGATCTCCGGTGTGCGCGGTTCGTCCTTCTACAAGATCGTCTACTTCTTCCCGCAGGTCCTTTCGATCGCCATCGTGGCGCTGCTCTTCGCGTTCGCCTACAACCCGGACAGCGGCGCGATCAACTCGCTGCTGCGCGGCATCGGGCTCGACGGCGTCCAGCCGCTGTGGCTGGGCGACCCGAACCTCGCCCTGTGGTGTGTGATGGCGGTCCTCGTCTGGTCCACGGTCGGCTTCTTCGTGGTCCTCTTCTCGGCCGGTATGGCCTCCATCCCGGCGGACCTCTATGAGGCCGCGCTGCTCGACGGGGCGGGCCGCGCGAAGACGTTCTTCCGGATCACCCTGCCCCTGCTGTGGGACACCGTGCAGTCCGGCTGGGTGTACATGGGCATCCTGGCCCTGGGCGCCGAGTCGTTCGCGGTCGTACAGATCATGACGACCGGACCGGGCGGGCCCGACTACTCGACCACCGTGATGGTGCTGTACGTCTACCAGAAGGCCTTCCGCGACGGTCAGGCCGCCTACGCAACCACGATCGGTGTCGCCCTGCTCATCGTGACGCTGCTCTTCGCGGCGGTCGTGATGCGACTGGGCCGGCGCGAGCGGCTGGAGTTCTGA
- a CDS encoding carbohydrate ABC transporter permease, producing MKTTETPAPIPAEPGVTLTVPGTPAGKPPRRGREGTVLNVFSHGMLVLWAFMVVMPLLWAVMTSFKDDSSIFTSPWSLPDKLHLDNWARAWTDANMSDYFLNTVLVVGGSLVGTLVLGSMAAYVLARFDFPGNRFIYYLFIGGMSFPIMLALVPLFYVVNNMGLLNTIHGLILVYIAYSLPFTVFFLTAFFRSLPTSVAEAAFVDGASHTRTFFQIMLPMAKPGLISVGIFNFLGQWNQYMLPTVLNTDPDKRVLTQGLVQLATSQGYKGDWSGLFAGLVMAMLPVLAAYIVFQRQVVQGLTAGALK from the coding sequence ATGAAGACGACCGAGACCCCCGCCCCGATCCCGGCCGAGCCCGGCGTCACCCTGACCGTGCCCGGCACCCCGGCCGGCAAGCCGCCGCGGCGCGGACGTGAGGGCACCGTCCTCAATGTCTTCTCGCACGGCATGCTCGTGCTGTGGGCGTTCATGGTGGTCATGCCGCTGCTGTGGGCGGTGATGACCTCCTTCAAGGACGACAGCTCGATCTTCACCTCGCCCTGGTCGCTGCCGGACAAGCTGCATCTCGACAACTGGGCGCGGGCGTGGACCGACGCCAATATGAGCGACTACTTCCTCAACACCGTCCTGGTGGTGGGCGGTTCGCTCGTCGGCACGCTGGTGCTCGGCTCGATGGCCGCCTATGTCCTGGCCCGCTTCGACTTCCCGGGCAACCGGTTCATCTACTACCTGTTCATCGGCGGCATGAGCTTCCCGATCATGCTCGCGCTGGTCCCGCTGTTCTACGTCGTGAACAACATGGGCCTGCTGAACACGATCCACGGTCTGATCCTGGTCTATATCGCCTACTCGCTGCCCTTCACGGTCTTCTTCCTGACCGCGTTCTTCCGCTCGCTGCCGACCTCGGTGGCCGAGGCCGCCTTCGTGGACGGGGCCTCGCACACCCGTACGTTCTTCCAGATCATGCTGCCGATGGCGAAGCCCGGACTGATCAGCGTGGGGATCTTCAACTTCCTGGGCCAGTGGAACCAGTACATGCTGCCGACGGTCCTGAACACCGACCCCGACAAACGCGTCCTCACCCAGGGCCTGGTGCAGCTCGCCACCAGCCAGGGATACAAGGGGGACTGGTCGGGCCTCTTCGCGGGCCTGGTGATGGCGATGCTGCCGGTGCTGGCGGCATACATCGTCTTCCAGCGGCAGGTGGTGCAGGGGCTCACCGCGGGGGCCCTGAAGTAG
- a CDS encoding ROK family transcriptional regulator — translation METPGSQSSLHRANLERVIRAVRLAGSLTQAEIARTTGLSAATVSNIVRELKNGGTVEVTPTSAGGRRARSVSLSGDAGIVIGVDFGHAHLRVAIGNLAHQVLAEESEPLDVDASAAQGFDRAEELVSRLIEATGVDRSKVAGVGLGVPGPIDVESGTLGSTAILPGWSGARPAEELRGRLGVPVHVDNDANLGALGELVWGSGRGVRDLAYIKVASGVGAGLVIDGTIYRGPGGTAGEIGHITLDESGPVCRCGNRGCLETFAAAPYVLPLLQPGHGADLTMEGMVRLAREGDPGCRRVIADVGRHIGSGVANLCNLLNPSRVVLGGDLAEAGELVLGPIRESVGRYAIPSAARQLSVLPGALGGRAEVLGALALALSEMGDSTLLDGTLSTSTPVFT, via the coding sequence ATGGAGACTCCGGGGTCGCAGTCGTCGCTGCACCGAGCCAACCTGGAGCGGGTCATACGTGCCGTGCGGCTGGCCGGATCCCTCACACAGGCCGAGATCGCGAGGACCACGGGCCTGTCCGCGGCGACGGTGTCCAATATCGTGCGAGAGCTCAAGAACGGCGGAACGGTCGAGGTCACGCCCACATCCGCGGGTGGCCGCAGGGCCCGCAGCGTCTCCCTCAGCGGCGACGCCGGCATTGTGATCGGCGTCGACTTCGGGCATGCCCATCTGCGGGTCGCGATAGGAAACCTGGCCCATCAGGTGCTCGCCGAGGAGTCCGAGCCACTGGATGTGGACGCCTCCGCCGCGCAGGGCTTCGACCGGGCGGAAGAGCTGGTCAGCAGGCTGATCGAGGCGACCGGGGTGGACCGCTCCAAGGTCGCGGGGGTGGGGCTCGGCGTGCCGGGGCCCATCGATGTCGAGTCGGGCACCCTCGGCTCCACCGCCATCCTGCCGGGGTGGAGCGGCGCCAGGCCCGCCGAGGAGCTGCGGGGGCGGCTCGGCGTGCCGGTGCACGTGGACAACGACGCCAATCTCGGGGCCCTCGGCGAGCTGGTCTGGGGCAGTGGCCGCGGGGTCAGGGACCTGGCGTACATCAAGGTCGCCAGCGGTGTCGGCGCAGGTCTGGTGATCGACGGCACGATCTACCGGGGCCCCGGCGGCACGGCCGGGGAGATCGGTCACATCACCCTCGACGAGTCCGGCCCCGTCTGCCGCTGCGGCAACCGCGGCTGCCTGGAGACCTTCGCCGCGGCCCCGTACGTGCTGCCGCTGCTCCAGCCCGGTCACGGAGCCGACCTGACCATGGAAGGCATGGTCAGGCTGGCCCGGGAGGGCGACCCCGGCTGCCGCCGGGTGATCGCCGACGTGGGCCGTCACATCGGCAGCGGGGTCGCCAATCTCTGCAATCTGCTGAACCCCAGCCGGGTGGTGCTCGGCGGGGACCTCGCGGAGGCGGGGGAGCTGGTCCTGGGGCCCATCAGGGAGTCCGTCGGGCGCTATGCGATCCCCAGCGCGGCACGTCAACTCTCCGTTCTCCCCGGGGCCTTGGGAGGTCGCGCGGAGGTGCTCGGGGCGCTCGCCCTGGCGCTCAGCGAGATGGGGGATTCAACCCTTTTGGACGGAACACTCTCCACGTCGACCCCTGTCTTCACTTAG